In Candidatus Cohnella colombiensis, one DNA window encodes the following:
- a CDS encoding fibronectin type III domain-containing protein encodes MRFLRKITLLIIVLNMSILSLLNVSSSQASAASQSAPSVGNLLKNSDFESVTGSATVADNWTKTVQSGATGFFQVVDTGDAALQRAQQVSGTAIPSGKGVWISQTIAVLPDSEYILSGQFRVINLEGAKVQLWVDFLDTNNAYIGAGFVDTTTVSGDFITLNKNGITPPKAAKAMVYAILRSTSANGSGSFEVDAMRFTLIDTQPPTAPLSLAVSHNGGTNVGLSWSASTDNLGVAAYDIYNGNEWIGSTPDTFYSVYGLVPGTSYTFSVQAKDAAGNVSSRANVDVIMTEDRNLLRNSDFESVTGNATVADHWTKTVQSGTTGSFQVVDTGDATLQRTQQVSGTAMPSGKGVWISQTIAVAADSEYNLNGRFKVNHLTGAKVQLWVDFLDANNANIGAGFVETSTVSGNFITLNKNGITPPKAAKAMVYAILRSTSANGSGSFEVDALRFTLIDTQPPSTPLSLIVSHNGGTNAGLSWSASTDNLGVAAYDIYNGNEWIGSTPETFYSVYGLVPGTSYTFSVQAKDAAGNVSSSAVVDVIMTEDRNLLRNSDFESVTGNATVADFWSKTVQSGTTGSFQVVDTGDATIQRAQQVSGSAMPSGKGVWISQTIAVAADSEYNLNGRFKVNHLTGAKVQLWVDFLDANNANIGAGFVETSTVSGNFITLNKNGKTPPKAAKAMVYAILRSTSANGSGSFEVDAMRFTITPPTSTSKDIIEVASNGSIIGKLGSPLPLPVQIDATLSDGNSIQVEVAWELRNEGYDDLIALNKPFVITGQLINLPSGVTNSQGLIASINVRTNAILDIKEIITVIPPLTLAHSAEKYDLYSLLPNKVEVMMDDHSRHSVYVWWDLSNFPIPTNNNAHSFTITGNIELPIDENPSTQQDGKSITYTNSKNLGLVASITLASQSDSSNIIQSILYVSTPYEVEKHPNPTPESIGLPSQAQVKLGNNSTITTVISWEIVQKDMYYQVTGTLANLPTDVINPGFYIRTSIFAYEQSDIKEVPYLVLKAAHGAPKTTQGLGLPEQITVKLYNGQQVSLPVSWELDRVTYDPSIRTAQWVYVSGQFNDLPAGVTNGRRMSANAQIEVAANPNNIEINSYPASITSQVATGVPKTAAGLGLPDQIEVSLSNGSRISVDVNWRLDWVSYNPQSTTTQSFWVTGNFVNLPEGIYNSYSYSVSAYVTVKDRYITRYSNVNRTVNHGATKTVEGLELPAQVEALLDDNSKVMLDVNWNVGAAEYDTSFRLEQYFWVYGTVTNLPAGIINVYDFYKASAYIHVTADPTNRHITSSDPITLYTVVEHGVPATVEGFGLPQQVEVTLSDNSKINVDVSWDMSENFGYYVKQEYNPEKISEQYLTIMGSLTNLPEGIYNSNRVTVKASVKVKGYYRDIVGYVHQSIQKPNGTPKNLEAFGLPSTFEAILDDGSKINLDVQWRDQQQSYYWNTYSPDRLEYQSFFFDADFINLPNNIRYNSVAIVSLYVEVWAHPSVKNILSIPQKSIELINGFQLPRKVDVQLDNGNMMELDVLWNFTKDRIYGTFNLPNGVNNYIINSPEIGFENGSEATIRDIYSQPNPPGWPYEWDGYKIISLEPVDLFAGEQLPAQVQATVTRFSQQSTIAVNICWYDGPTDGNYKVGVPCGNERVYNQYNKVAVAYIHPITITNVQQFNEVIPYEDLPSQVSVQLSNGTTIRTNVCWIRGSIPPVGQFTVVGVLCDLPTGVKFSTQGYVFAETYMTNGSPVEEPEVTPHKVVSVQQFNEIMSEYDLPKTVKITLDSGQTISTPVCWHAVNLQLLKEDDIAISTGNLCDLPAGEITNPHKLYSLAYIHKSVSDLYFDFDTDTNDPSVEEQVKNVRFVNSSGKIKIHVTSYDHPINSATATYNGKTIQLEKISDNEFIAVWKPDVTDRGLGVKMSTTEAEAAALNGKPINGAFHSFEVKIYPKNDTIRYIRKQVYVAIRDINDFKSIVTNLPMPRIIAPADARYNCLGFVLDIPQYTWYWFNNDYTAPIYPTQEEVILRLDIAGYTQTFDLNEATVLAFGSNGQIFHFAKYDPETGTVTSKDAVEEIVEMNGIPEYSGRYGTAQLYFKKTNP; translated from the coding sequence ATGAGGTTTTTGCGAAAGATTACGTTGCTCATCATCGTATTGAACATGTCGATATTATCTCTTCTTAATGTTAGTAGTTCTCAAGCCAGTGCTGCTAGCCAATCCGCACCAAGTGTCGGGAATCTATTGAAGAATAGTGATTTCGAAAGCGTCACCGGATCTGCCACTGTGGCAGATAATTGGACGAAGACGGTACAATCTGGCGCCACAGGTTTTTTCCAAGTAGTCGATACCGGAGACGCGGCCCTTCAACGCGCCCAACAGGTTTCCGGCACAGCGATACCCAGTGGAAAAGGCGTCTGGATCTCCCAGACAATCGCCGTTCTGCCTGACAGCGAGTACATACTCAGTGGACAATTCAGGGTCATTAACTTAGAAGGAGCGAAAGTTCAGCTCTGGGTTGATTTTCTTGATACTAACAATGCGTATATCGGAGCGGGGTTCGTCGACACCACCACCGTTTCTGGTGATTTTATCACCTTGAATAAGAACGGGATAACTCCACCTAAAGCAGCGAAAGCGATGGTGTACGCCATATTGCGGTCTACTTCAGCAAACGGATCGGGCAGCTTCGAAGTTGATGCTATGCGTTTCACATTGATTGATACGCAACCACCAACCGCCCCGTTAAGCTTGGCCGTATCTCATAATGGGGGTACGAACGTCGGATTGTCGTGGAGTGCTTCAACGGATAATCTAGGCGTTGCCGCATACGACATCTATAACGGCAACGAATGGATCGGAAGCACGCCAGACACCTTCTATTCGGTTTACGGCTTAGTGCCTGGTACCTCTTACACCTTCTCCGTCCAAGCTAAGGATGCGGCGGGTAATGTCTCTTCAAGAGCAAATGTTGATGTCATCATGACTGAGGATCGCAACCTGTTAAGAAATAGCGATTTCGAAAGTGTAACCGGAAATGCCACTGTGGCAGATCATTGGACGAAGACGGTACAATCTGGCACCACAGGTTCTTTCCAAGTGGTCGATACTGGAGATGCTACCCTTCAACGCACACAGCAGGTTTCTGGGACGGCGATGCCCAGCGGGAAGGGTGTTTGGATCTCCCAAACGATCGCTGTTGCCGCTGACAGCGAGTACAATTTAAACGGACGTTTCAAAGTCAATCACCTAACAGGAGCGAAAGTTCAGCTCTGGGTCGATTTTCTTGATGCTAACAATGCGAATATCGGAGCGGGTTTCGTCGAAACCTCCACCGTTTCTGGTAATTTTATCACCTTGAATAAGAACGGGATCACTCCACCTAAAGCAGCGAAGGCGATGGTGTACGCCATATTGAGGTCTACTTCAGCAAACGGATCGGGCAGCTTCGAGGTCGATGCGTTGCGTTTCACATTGATTGATACGCAACCACCAAGCACCCCGTTAAGCTTGATCGTATCTCATAATGGGGGTACGAACGCCGGATTGTCGTGGAGTGCTTCAACGGATAATCTAGGCGTTGCCGCATACGACATCTATAACGGCAACGAATGGATCGGAAGCACGCCAGAGACGTTCTATTCGGTTTACGGTTTAGTGCCTGGTACCTCATATACCTTCTCCGTCCAAGCTAAGGATGCGGCGGGTAATGTCTCTTCAAGCGCAGTTGTTGATGTCATCATGACTGAGGATCGCAACCTGTTAAGAAATAGCGATTTCGAAAGCGTAACCGGAAATGCCACTGTGGCGGATTTTTGGTCGAAAACTGTTCAATCTGGCACCACGGGTTCTTTCCAAGTAGTCGATACTGGAGATGCAACCATTCAACGCGCGCAACAGGTTTCTGGCTCAGCAATGCCCAGCGGGAAGGGTGTTTGGATCTCCCAGACGATCGCTGTTGCCGCTGACAGCGAGTACAATTTAAACGGACGTTTCAAAGTCAATCACCTGACAGGAGCGAAAGTTCAGCTCTGGGTCGATTTTCTTGATGCTAACAATGCGAATATCGGAGCAGGGTTCGTCGAAACCTCCACCGTTTCTGGTAATTTTATCACCTTGAATAAGAACGGGAAAACTCCACCTAAAGCAGCGAAGGCGATGGTGTACGCCATATTGAGGTCTACTTCAGCAAACGGATCGGGTAGCTTCGAAGTCGATGCGATGCGTTTCACCATTACCCCACCTACCTCGACAAGCAAAGACATTATAGAAGTCGCGAGCAACGGATCTATTATCGGTAAGCTCGGTAGCCCACTTCCACTACCTGTTCAAATCGATGCTACCCTTTCAGACGGTAACTCTATTCAAGTTGAAGTTGCATGGGAATTGAGAAACGAAGGTTACGACGACCTCATTGCGCTCAACAAGCCTTTCGTCATCACAGGACAGTTAATTAACCTTCCGTCCGGAGTAACGAATAGCCAAGGTTTGATCGCCTCTATTAACGTTCGAACAAACGCAATTCTCGATATTAAAGAAATCATTACAGTCATCCCGCCATTGACTTTGGCACACTCGGCAGAAAAGTATGACCTTTATAGTCTGTTACCGAATAAAGTAGAAGTCATGATGGATGATCATAGCAGACATTCCGTTTATGTGTGGTGGGATCTGTCAAACTTCCCCATTCCAACAAACAATAACGCACATTCTTTTACCATAACGGGTAATATTGAACTTCCAATCGATGAAAATCCTTCTACACAACAAGACGGTAAAAGCATAACCTACACGAACAGTAAAAATCTTGGATTAGTTGCATCCATTACGCTCGCATCCCAATCGGATTCATCGAACATTATACAATCTATTCTATATGTATCTACGCCGTATGAAGTTGAGAAGCATCCGAATCCAACCCCTGAATCAATAGGACTACCTTCTCAAGCTCAAGTGAAGTTGGGTAATAACAGTACGATTACGACAGTAATTTCATGGGAAATCGTCCAAAAAGACATGTACTACCAAGTTACGGGGACCCTTGCCAACCTTCCTACAGATGTGATTAATCCTGGCTTCTACATTCGCACAAGTATTTTTGCTTATGAACAATCGGACATCAAAGAAGTACCCTACCTCGTACTTAAAGCCGCTCATGGAGCACCAAAGACAACTCAAGGTCTTGGATTGCCGGAGCAAATAACTGTGAAATTGTACAATGGTCAACAAGTGAGTCTTCCTGTTTCTTGGGAACTAGATAGGGTTACTTACGATCCCTCGATTCGTACCGCACAATGGGTTTACGTATCGGGCCAATTTAATGATCTTCCAGCTGGTGTTACGAATGGTAGAAGAATGAGTGCTAATGCTCAAATAGAAGTTGCAGCAAACCCGAATAATATCGAAATTAATAGTTACCCAGCATCAATCACGAGCCAGGTTGCTACAGGTGTACCTAAAACAGCTGCAGGACTGGGATTGCCAGACCAAATTGAGGTCTCTTTGTCCAATGGAAGCAGGATCAGTGTTGATGTCAATTGGAGATTGGATTGGGTGAGTTACAATCCCCAATCAACCACAACGCAAAGCTTCTGGGTCACAGGCAATTTTGTTAATCTTCCTGAAGGCATCTATAATAGCTACAGTTATAGCGTAAGTGCATATGTCACAGTGAAAGATAGATACATTACGCGTTATTCAAACGTTAACCGGACAGTAAATCATGGTGCAACTAAGACAGTTGAAGGACTGGAATTGCCAGCACAAGTAGAAGCTTTATTAGATGATAACAGTAAGGTGATGCTGGACGTAAATTGGAATGTGGGAGCTGCAGAGTATGACACGAGCTTCAGACTCGAGCAGTATTTTTGGGTATATGGCACGGTAACCAATCTCCCAGCTGGAATAATAAATGTATACGACTTCTACAAAGCTAGTGCTTATATTCATGTCACGGCCGACCCGACCAATAGACATATTACTAGCAGTGATCCCATTACTTTGTACACTGTAGTTGAGCACGGCGTCCCTGCGACAGTAGAGGGCTTCGGTCTGCCTCAACAAGTAGAAGTGACATTATCCGATAACAGTAAAATAAATGTTGATGTCAGTTGGGACATGTCAGAAAACTTCGGATACTACGTCAAACAAGAATATAATCCCGAGAAAATATCCGAACAATATTTAACGATTATGGGCTCTCTGACGAATCTCCCTGAAGGTATTTACAATAGTAATAGAGTGACAGTCAAAGCCTCCGTTAAAGTAAAAGGATACTATAGAGATATCGTAGGCTATGTGCATCAGAGCATTCAAAAGCCAAATGGTACACCAAAGAATCTGGAAGCCTTCGGTTTGCCTTCAACCTTTGAAGCGATTTTGGATGATGGTAGCAAAATTAATCTAGATGTCCAATGGCGGGATCAGCAGCAGAGCTATTACTGGAATACCTATTCACCGGATAGATTGGAATATCAATCTTTTTTCTTTGATGCAGATTTTATAAATTTGCCAAATAACATTAGATACAATTCTGTAGCAATAGTATCTTTGTATGTAGAAGTCTGGGCCCATCCTAGTGTAAAAAACATCTTAAGCATTCCTCAGAAATCTATTGAACTCATTAACGGATTCCAATTGCCACGTAAAGTTGACGTGCAGTTGGATAATGGAAATATGATGGAACTAGATGTGCTTTGGAATTTTACGAAAGATAGAATATATGGGACCTTCAATTTACCGAATGGAGTCAATAACTACATCATTAATAGTCCCGAGATCGGATTTGAGAACGGCAGTGAAGCTACCATCAGAGATATATACAGCCAACCAAATCCTCCTGGGTGGCCTTATGAGTGGGACGGGTATAAAATCATTTCCTTGGAACCTGTAGATCTCTTTGCCGGTGAACAATTACCTGCTCAAGTACAAGCAACAGTTACAAGGTTTAGCCAACAAAGTACAATCGCTGTTAATATATGCTGGTATGATGGACCGACCGATGGTAATTACAAAGTTGGGGTGCCTTGTGGCAATGAGCGAGTCTATAACCAATATAACAAAGTTGCCGTCGCCTATATTCATCCAATAACCATTACAAACGTACAACAATTTAATGAAGTAATTCCATACGAAGACCTGCCTTCTCAGGTCAGCGTCCAACTCAGTAATGGCACTACGATACGAACCAATGTTTGTTGGATTAGAGGAAGTATCCCTCCTGTAGGACAGTTTACTGTTGTAGGTGTATTATGCGATTTACCAACGGGCGTTAAATTTTCGACTCAAGGTTATGTGTTCGCAGAAACCTATATGACTAACGGCAGTCCTGTAGAAGAACCGGAAGTGACTCCACATAAAGTCGTTTCTGTCCAACAATTCAACGAGATCATGAGTGAATACGATTTGCCTAAAACAGTGAAAATTACACTGGATAGCGGACAAACGATATCCACTCCTGTATGCTGGCATGCTGTCAATCTTCAATTGCTCAAAGAGGATGACATTGCCATATCGACCGGTAATCTGTGCGATTTGCCTGCAGGGGAGATAACGAATCCACACAAGCTCTACTCGCTGGCCTATATTCATAAATCAGTTTCAGATCTTTATTTTGATTTTGATACCGATACAAATGATCCTTCCGTAGAGGAGCAAGTGAAAAATGTAAGATTTGTAAACTCAAGCGGTAAAATAAAAATTCATGTTACGTCGTACGATCATCCGATTAATTCGGCTACCGCCACATATAATGGCAAAACCATACAGCTTGAAAAAATATCGGACAACGAATTCATCGCTGTATGGAAACCGGATGTTACGGATCGAGGACTAGGCGTAAAGATGTCCACGACAGAAGCAGAAGCAGCAGCATTAAACGGAAAACCGATAAATGGCGCATTCCATTCGTTCGAGGTAAAAATTTATCCAAAGAACGATACCATCAGATATATCCGCAAACAAGTGTATGTCGCGATCAGGGATATCAATGATTTTAAATCCATTGTCACTAATTTACCGATGCCACGTATCATAGCACCAGCTGATGCGCGATACAATTGTTTGGGCTTTGTGCTAGACATACCTCAATACACATGGTATTGGTTTAATAACGATTACACTGCACCGATATATCCGACTCAAGAAGAGGTTATTTTAAGGCTAGACATAGCAGGTTATACACAAACATTTGATCTGAATGAAGCAACTGTATTGGCCTTTGGATCAAATGGACAAATATTCCACTTTGCAAAATATGATCCCGAAACAGGTACCGTTACATCGAAAGATGCAGTAGAAGAAATTGTAGAAATGAATGGGATTCCGGAATATTCAGGGCGCTACGGAACCGCCCAACTTTATTTTAAGAAAACGAATCCCTAA
- a CDS encoding PLP-dependent aminotransferase family protein, giving the protein MLSSSSQVRDQEVTQKMREQLAQGLLKGKTGGNVRSLEITAGAEGALLTLIDKMTMRGDVVIVERLTSRAALQAFRREGLQIVVVASDRHGMDAEALTTALYRYRPKFVYVNWSCSDPEGVAWSTERKHVIRHRCHEAGIALVTDDRQEMLLYDSAPYSEQKRVEPGVISIGQLPPGIISGTRVGWLVSATDGYKQDPVIPSNPLIPSLSEIEQQALSHLLTEQPLEPLVELFRIQCKERMRKITELLKQKCMPDFVWTTPRGGLNLWVVLPSGLDGEALLRGAWLKGLLFQPGGPFYASDPLRNTVRLTYAFADERQMKLGVSRLMDSIEEFTGRWSIS; this is encoded by the coding sequence ATGCTTTCAAGCTCCTCACAAGTTCGCGATCAGGAAGTTACGCAGAAAATGCGTGAGCAGCTAGCGCAGGGCTTATTGAAGGGGAAGACGGGTGGCAATGTTAGATCGCTTGAAATAACAGCTGGCGCCGAAGGAGCGCTCCTCACACTGATCGATAAAATGACTATGCGTGGAGACGTTGTAATTGTTGAACGATTAACTTCACGAGCAGCGTTGCAAGCGTTTCGTAGAGAAGGACTGCAGATCGTAGTCGTTGCAAGCGATAGACATGGCATGGATGCAGAAGCTTTAACAACAGCTTTATATCGCTATCGACCGAAGTTTGTGTATGTAAATTGGTCGTGTTCAGACCCGGAGGGGGTAGCTTGGAGCACAGAGCGTAAGCATGTAATTCGTCATCGCTGTCATGAAGCAGGAATTGCATTAGTGACAGATGATCGTCAAGAGATGCTGCTTTATGATTCTGCTCCCTATTCAGAGCAAAAGCGAGTTGAGCCAGGTGTTATTTCGATTGGGCAGCTTCCTCCCGGCATCATCTCGGGCACTAGAGTAGGGTGGTTAGTCAGTGCGACCGATGGATACAAACAGGATCCCGTAATTCCATCGAATCCTCTTATTCCATCTCTAAGTGAAATTGAACAGCAGGCCTTATCCCATCTTCTTACAGAACAGCCGCTAGAACCACTTGTTGAGCTGTTCAGAATTCAATGTAAAGAACGGATGCGAAAAATAACAGAATTGTTAAAGCAGAAATGTATGCCAGATTTCGTTTGGACGACGCCAAGAGGTGGATTGAACTTGTGGGTTGTACTCCCATCCGGATTAGATGGAGAAGCACTGTTAAGAGGGGCTTGGCTGAAGGGTCTTCTCTTTCAACCTGGAGGACCATTCTATGCGTCGGATCCGCTACGAAATACGGTAAGATTAACGTATGCTTTCGCTGATGAACGTCAGATGAAACTCGGAGTGTCGCGATTGATGGACAGCATTGAGGAGTTTACTGGAAGATGGTCGATTAGTTAA
- a CDS encoding LytTR family transcriptional regulator DNA-binding domain-containing protein: MTEQIRLLDQEGKLCVVHISDLISIKPTSDGPEFYTKDNMYYYPTTLDELLIVLKDYGFDRLDRTNLVNMNHLESYDPKARKVYFDAEVTKDSKYATVSEANIVKVEHLAKEEITKYRKGSAASRALTWATNSGKMR, encoded by the coding sequence ATGACTGAGCAAATTCGCTTGTTAGATCAAGAAGGCAAGCTTTGTGTCGTTCATATATCGGATTTGATCTCGATCAAGCCTACTTCAGATGGTCCGGAGTTTTATACGAAAGATAACATGTATTATTATCCGACAACACTAGATGAACTCCTTATTGTGCTTAAGGATTATGGATTTGATCGATTGGATCGGACGAATCTGGTGAATATGAACCATTTAGAGAGCTACGATCCAAAAGCAAGAAAAGTATATTTTGATGCTGAGGTTACGAAGGATAGTAAATATGCTACAGTATCGGAAGCCAATATAGTGAAGGTTGAACATTTGGCGAAGGAAGAAATTACTAAGTACCGCAAGGGCTCAGCCGCTTCACGTGCATTGACTTGGGCTACGAACTCAGGCAAAATGAGATGA
- a CDS encoding DUF2161 family putative PD-(D/E)XK-type phosphodiesterase: protein MAIKDETELYAPIKALFTERGYDVKAEVRSCDLVALHPDRYTPTIVEMKKIFTLPLLLQGVDRQKTGAEVWLAVERNRTKKGAHNQRFTEITSLCRRLGLGFITVTFFRTKDPVLEIWCEPAAAFAAEKTRAPIHPIAVSAEESQPYATASPASGKRLKKAAQKLINEFNARSGDYNVGGSTKRKLITAYRERAIQCALALHYHGAAAPRQVKTWTGCPNAATMLRSNYYGWFKRISKGVYELAPSGQAALIEYAEVTAVWAAKFPWADDQFTKLTMSGAVTS from the coding sequence GTGGCAATTAAGGATGAAACCGAGCTGTACGCTCCTATAAAAGCTTTGTTCACTGAACGGGGATATGATGTAAAAGCGGAGGTTCGAAGCTGTGACCTAGTTGCTCTGCACCCCGATCGTTACACACCTACAATTGTTGAAATGAAAAAGATTTTTACCCTTCCCTTGCTATTACAAGGTGTTGATAGACAGAAAACAGGTGCAGAAGTTTGGCTGGCAGTTGAACGCAATCGCACCAAGAAAGGGGCTCACAACCAGCGCTTCACTGAGATAACGTCGCTCTGTCGTCGGCTCGGACTAGGCTTCATTACCGTTACGTTCTTTCGCACGAAGGACCCTGTTCTCGAAATTTGGTGTGAGCCAGCAGCCGCTTTTGCAGCTGAGAAGACAAGAGCGCCTATTCATCCAATTGCTGTTTCTGCAGAAGAAAGCCAGCCTTATGCGACAGCTTCACCCGCTTCTGGAAAGCGGCTAAAGAAAGCAGCACAAAAGCTGATCAACGAATTTAATGCTCGTAGCGGGGACTATAATGTGGGGGGAAGTACGAAACGCAAGTTAATTACTGCCTATCGTGAACGCGCAATCCAATGTGCGCTTGCGTTGCATTATCATGGTGCAGCTGCACCACGCCAAGTAAAGACTTGGACGGGTTGCCCTAACGCTGCTACAATGCTACGGTCTAACTATTACGGCTGGTTTAAACGGATTAGCAAAGGTGTTTATGAACTTGCTCCCTCCGGACAAGCCGCATTAATCGAGTATGCTGAAGTTACAGCTGTTTGGGCCGCTAAGTTCCCATGGGCAGATGATCAGTTTACGAAACTTACAATGTCAGGAGCTGTAACATCATGA
- a CDS encoding PrkA family serine protein kinase: MDIFKRISQYRAESDGLIWSGTFRDYIELLRLDRTPAMTAHARVYDMIVSRGVEDQGGSKSYKFFENEIFGLNRTMERLVEEYFHSSARRLDVRKRILLLMGPVSGGKSTIVTLLKKGLEQYSRTHRGAVYAIQGCPMHEDPLHLIPQELRAEVEQELGVRIEGNLCPSCQMRVRTDYNGDIEQIPVERVLISEENRIGIGTFSPSDPKSQDIADLTGSIDFSTITEYGSESDPRAYRFDGELNKANRGLMEFQEMLKCDEKFLWNLLSLTQEGNFKAGRFALISADELIIAHTNESEYKAFISNKKNEALQSRMIVMPIPYNLRVSDEEKIYSKLIAQSDMQHVHIAPHALKAAAIFSIMTRLKDSKKQGMDLIKKMRLYDGEEVEGFKDADLKEMQNEYTDEGMSGIDPRYVINRISSALIKQDLPCINALDVLRAMKDGLDQHPSISKEERERYLNFISVARKEYDMLAKKEVQKAFVYSFEESARTLFENYLDNIESYCNWAKIKDPLTGEEMDPDERLMRSIEEQIGISENAKKAFREEILIRISAFSRKGKKFDYSTHDRLREAIEKKLFTDLKDIVKITTSTKTPDENQLKRINEVTKRLIEGHGYCSVCANELLRYVGSLLNR; this comes from the coding sequence ATGGACATCTTTAAGCGGATATCACAATATCGTGCTGAAAGTGATGGGCTGATCTGGTCAGGGACGTTCAGAGACTATATTGAATTGCTTCGCCTCGATCGCACACCTGCAATGACCGCGCATGCTAGAGTGTACGATATGATTGTGTCGCGTGGAGTAGAGGATCAAGGCGGAAGTAAAAGTTATAAATTTTTTGAGAACGAAATTTTTGGATTGAATCGGACGATGGAGAGGCTTGTTGAAGAGTACTTTCATTCTTCGGCAAGGCGACTAGATGTTCGGAAACGAATCTTGCTCTTAATGGGTCCAGTTAGTGGTGGGAAATCGACAATTGTCACATTGTTGAAAAAGGGACTAGAGCAATATTCACGCACCCATCGTGGTGCGGTGTACGCTATTCAAGGCTGCCCTATGCATGAAGATCCACTTCATCTGATTCCACAAGAGCTTCGGGCTGAAGTAGAGCAGGAACTGGGCGTTCGGATCGAAGGTAATCTCTGTCCTTCATGTCAGATGCGTGTTCGGACCGATTATAATGGCGACATCGAACAGATACCTGTCGAACGTGTACTCATCTCAGAAGAAAATCGGATCGGGATTGGTACGTTCAGTCCTTCCGATCCAAAATCGCAAGATATCGCAGATTTAACTGGGAGCATTGATTTCTCTACGATTACCGAATATGGCTCAGAGTCGGATCCGCGTGCGTATCGATTCGATGGCGAATTAAACAAAGCGAATCGCGGATTGATGGAATTTCAAGAGATGCTCAAATGCGATGAGAAGTTTTTATGGAATTTGCTTTCGTTGACGCAAGAGGGTAACTTCAAAGCAGGAAGATTTGCACTCATTAGCGCAGATGAACTCATTATTGCGCATACGAATGAATCCGAGTATAAAGCATTCATTTCTAATAAGAAAAATGAAGCGTTGCAGTCACGTATGATTGTAATGCCGATTCCATACAACTTGCGGGTATCTGACGAGGAGAAAATCTATTCGAAGCTGATAGCGCAGTCTGATATGCAGCATGTTCATATCGCTCCGCACGCTCTAAAAGCGGCAGCCATTTTCTCAATCATGACACGGCTGAAGGACTCGAAGAAGCAAGGCATGGATCTCATTAAGAAGATGCGCCTGTATGATGGAGAAGAAGTAGAGGGCTTTAAAGACGCGGACCTTAAAGAGATGCAAAATGAATATACGGATGAAGGAATGTCAGGCATTGATCCGAGGTATGTCATCAATCGGATTTCCAGCGCACTAATCAAGCAAGATCTACCCTGTATTAATGCACTAGACGTGCTTAGGGCGATGAAGGACGGACTGGACCAGCACCCTTCGATTTCGAAGGAGGAGCGAGAACGGTATTTAAACTTCATTTCTGTTGCCCGCAAGGAGTATGACATGCTCGCGAAGAAGGAAGTTCAGAAGGCATTCGTCTATTCTTTCGAGGAGTCGGCCCGAACTTTGTTCGAAAATTATTTGGACAATATTGAATCCTACTGTAACTGGGCAAAGATTAAGGACCCGCTTACAGGCGAAGAGATGGACCCAGATGAACGGTTGATGCGTTCGATTGAAGAGCAAATCGGAATATCCGAAAATGCAAAGAAGGCTTTCCGCGAAGAAATTTTAATTCGTATTTCTGCTTTTTCTCGTAAAGGGAAAAAATTCGATTACAGCACACATGATCGACTGCGTGAAGCCATCGAGAAGAAGCTGTTCACAGACTTGAAGGATATTGTAAAGATTACGACATCGACAAAGACGCCAGATGAAAATCAACTCAAGCGCATTAATGAAGTGACGAAGCGACTTATTGAAGGTCATGGTTATTGTTCTGTTTGTGCGAATGAATTGTTGCGTTATGTCGGGAGTTTGCTTAATCGGTAA
- a CDS encoding Rieske 2Fe-2S domain-containing protein: MINDIDLGPIEAYEEFPVEVTIDHNTYWLVRCSDYEFRLLNSLCPHAGGEVRPSHGVLFCPLHFWTFDIDNGQCINNPDKRLMKRDVELRFGRLFVVSSDY; encoded by the coding sequence ATGATTAACGATATCGATCTCGGACCCATTGAAGCATATGAAGAATTCCCTGTAGAAGTTACGATTGATCATAACACCTATTGGCTTGTCCGTTGTTCCGATTATGAGTTCCGCCTGTTAAATTCGCTATGCCCCCATGCTGGGGGAGAGGTCCGTCCTTCACATGGCGTACTCTTCTGCCCATTGCACTTTTGGACTTTCGATATCGATAATGGCCAGTGTATAAACAATCCAGATAAAAGATTAATGAAGCGGGATGTCGAGCTTCGATTTGGTCGACTATTTGTCGTTAGCAGTGACTATTAA